A single region of the Lineus longissimus chromosome 14, tnLinLong1.2, whole genome shotgun sequence genome encodes:
- the LOC135498748 gene encoding WD repeat-containing protein 49-like isoform X5, giving the protein MWGQNLKLQRSLKTGTESCKARDLWVTDFIPLPNINKIALSFTSKEIAFYDLSTKLEFNCQYKVQGLDHIPLCLDYWSNPDNANEAIIVWGDVGGCVNAIHFTSANIALFERPPAPAGEKQEPTLNVQLCDIVKGKYKNSRYTKHQGHTEWVRQVKFSSYLECFISCATTWNNSIVIGWLEKHTSTNTTMKTFGSIPPKEIIRKTVFQISQGVNAFDHNENLNLIATAGVNHHVCLWNPYVVSKPNGVLRGHMASVVQVQFNASRGQLISFSKDKVLRIWDVQLQVCIQRLAGMFPKGPEVVSVLHFHEDRNRLFITFNYQLTVMEMKPEVTDRVMSHEKPVVSALYNSTYNQVVSVSQDGTVIVWMLDTGQKVKQFGGTHGNAEVTTLAQDSTETRLFTGSVDGTVKIWDFNGHCYHTLDCGDGNPADIGQIMPLKRSVIVIGWTRYITLFRNNMFREFHVQPADWKGGQEHGDDILAASFLPPNTLATASYDGEIILWNTNSEVASRRLNQRSRRVMMKSRGKGIFLTSREPTRASMGSASIKEDGGFDSHSYHASTPLRPKSRAASRISMGSQDDQNEYGFAISRLAFLENRRSNSASAGANLISCGGNGWVRFWNATHCKLLAEFVAHTQVGSIIMAVDSNSHYLVTGDVDGLIKVWDIQEYCLRNTGDDVVTTPPPLKASWSPHVDIINTINICERNERTLIITSSSDCSVELWDIAGNHIGAFGQEEHWKIEPYRPPSENEEVEAEPTEVEEEKEEEADYIGPVLAEDEYNWEPDHRATQDPTMFRVNTWDRTCLGKEYQEKGTLHRERRQPSNIPDLPYVVSDWTKVPPIGPYSALDTLNLEDTQVLKKPDFIFNPEKYFSEEIEGPLMQIPKTDPRLPQLAESGAPISPALSVQVTSYDKWSDSPLKAAFDEKSLFPKYILEFENKMKNFHSNTLNQYQNKTGKRFSTNLGPSAMGNLATPQPQGRVPSPGRKRPTRLKPIIKSGSGRTDDS; this is encoded by the exons ATGTGGGGTCAGAACCTGAAACTGCAACGGTCTTTGAAGACCGGGACGGAGTCTTGTAAGGCGCGAGATCTCTGGGTGACGGACTTCATCCCACTGCCAAACATCAACAAAATAGCACTGTCCTTCACGAGCAAGGAGATAG CTTTTTATGATCTGAGCACCAAGCTCGAATTTAACTGCCAGTATAAGGTGCAGGGCTTGGACCACATACCTCTCTGCTTGGACTACTG GTCCAACCCGGACAACGCCAATGAGGCCATCATCGTCTGGGGAGATGTCGGTGGCTGTGTCAACGCCATCCATTTCACGTCAGCGAACATCGCCCTCTTTGAACGGCCACCCGCACCAGCAGGGGAGAAACAAG AGCCGACCTTGAACGTCCAACTCTGCGATATCGTCAAAGGAAAATATAAGAACAGTCGCTATACGAAGCATCAAGGTCACACGGAATGGGTCAGACAAG TGAAATTCTCCTCCTACCTCGAGTGTTTCATTAGCTGCGCGACGACCTGGAACAACTCGATCGTGATTGGCTGGCTGGAAAAACACACTTCGACGAACACGACCATGAAAAC TTTTGGCTCAATACCCCCTAAAGAAATTATACGGAA GACGGTTTTCCAGATCTCCCAGGGAGTGAATGCGTTTGATCACAACGAAAACCTGAACTTGATCG CAACCGCTGGCGTCAACCACCACGTCTGCTTATGGAATCCCTACGTTGTCTCCAAACCGAATGGCGTCCTACGAGGTCACATGGCGAGCGTCGTCCAGGTCCAGTTCAACGCATCCCGAGGCCAACTCATCAGCTTCTCGAAGGACAAGGTTTTGAGAATCTGGGATGTCCAGCTGCAAGTTTGCATACAGCGATTGGCGGGAATGTTCCCGAAGGGACCAGAAG TCGTCAGCGTCCTGCACTTCCACGAGGATCGCAACCGGTTGTTCATAACGTTTAATTATCAGCTGACGGTGATGGAGATGAAACCGGAGGTGACGGACCGCGTGATGAGTCACGAGAAACCGGTTGTCTCGGCGTTGTACAACTCCACCTATAACCAG GTTGTGTCTGTGAGTCAGGACGGGACGGTCATCGTGTGGATGCTGGACacaggtcaaaaggtcaaacaGTTTGGCGGTACCCATGGCAACGCCGAGGTCACAACCTTGGCCCAGGACTCGACAGAGACGAGGTTGTTTACTGGCAGCGTTGATGGGACCGTGAAG ATCTGGGACTTTAACGGCCATTGTTACCACACGCTGGACTGTGGCGACGGGAATCCCGCCGATATTGGTCAGATTATGCCGCTGAAGAGAAGCGTAATTGTCATTGGTTGGACAAG ATATATCACCTTATTCCGTAACAACATGTTCCGCGAGTTTCACGTTCAGCCAGCAGATTGGAAGGGCGGTCAAGAGCACGGCGATGACATCCTGGCCGCATCATTCCTCCCGCCGAACACCCTAGCAACCGCGTCCTACGACGGTGAGATCATACTGTGGAATACGAACTCCGAGGTGGCGTCGCGGAGATTGAATCAGCGGTCGCGGAGAGTCATGATGAAGTCGCGTGGCAAGGGCATATTCCTGACAAGCAGAGAG CCCACGCGGGCGAGCATGGGCAGCGCGTCGATAAAAGAAGATGGCGGCTTCGATAGTCACTCGTATCACGCGAGTACGCCGCTCCGGCCAAAGTCTCGAGCAGCGTCGAGGATCAGCATGGGGAGTCAGGACGATCAG AATGAATATGGATTTGCAATATCGCGCCTCGCCTTTCTCGAGAATCGCCGGAGCAATTCGGCGAGCGCTGGCGCCAACCTGATCTCGTGCGGCGGGAACGGATGGGTGAGATTCTGGAATGCGACGCACTGTAAGCTTTTGGCAGAGTTTGTGGCCCACACACAAG TTGGCTCGATCATCATGGCGGTGGATAGCAACAGTCATTATCTCGTCACAGGCGACGTCGACGGCCTCATCAAAGTTTGGGACATTCAGGAATATTGCCTCCGGAACACTGGCGACGATGTCGTCACTACTCCACCAC CGTTGAAGGCGTCATGGTCCCCTCACGTTGACATCATCAATACCATCAACATTTGCGAGCGAAACGAACGCACGCTTATCATCACGTCGTCGTCCGACTGCAGTGTGGAATTATGGGATATCGCGGGCAACCATATTGGTGCATTTGGACAG GAGGAGCATTGGAAGATCGAGCCGTATCGTCCGCCATCAGAAAATGAGGAAGTGGAAGCTGAG CCTACTGAGGTTGAAGAG gaaaaagaagaagaggcgGACTATATCGGCCCCGTGCTCGCTGAGGATGAATACAACTGGGAGCCTGATCACCGCGCTACGCAGGACCCGACGATGTTTAGAGTAAATACTTGGGACAGAACATGCTTGG GGAAGGAATACCAAGAGAAAGGCACGCTTCATCGAGAAAGACGACAACCGTCCAACATACCCGATCTACCGTACGTCGTCAGTGATTGGACAAAAGTGCCACCTATTGGCCCGTACTCA GCCTTGGACACTCTGAATCTCGAGGACACCCAAGTCCTGAAGAAACCAGACTTCATCTTTAATCCGGAGAAGTATTTTTCCGAGGAAATTGAGGGACCGTTGATGCAGATACCTAAGACTGACCCAAGGCTACCGCAACTGGCCGAAT CCGGAGCACCTATCTCTCCAG CACTCTCGGTACAGGTGACGTCGTACGATAAATGGAGTGACAGTC CGCTCAAGGCTGCCTTCGACGAGAAGTCGTTATTCCCGAAATACATCCTCGAGTTTGAAAACAAGATGAAGAACTTCCACTCCAATACTCTCAACCAATATCAG AACAAGACTGGCAAGCGATTTAGCACCAACCTGGGGCCGAGCGCGATGGGCAACCTTGCCACTCCGCAACCACAGGGCCGAGTCCCATCGCCAGGACGGAAGCGACCTACGCGACTGAAACCAATTATCAAGTCGGGTTCGGGAAGGACAGACGACAGTTGA